Sequence from the Erythrolamprus reginae isolate rEryReg1 chromosome Z, rEryReg1.hap1, whole genome shotgun sequence genome:
cactgtggtgcgcttatgcacgccccttacagacctcttagaaaggaggagaggtcaattgtagatagtctaaggttaaaggttttgggtttaggagtagaaaccacagaatcaggtagtgcattccaggcattgattattctgttgctgaagtcgtattttttgcagtcaagtttggagcggttgacatttagtttaaatcaatttcgtgcccgtgtgttgttgcagttgaaagtgaagtagtcgttaacaggtaggacattttggtatatgattttatgaactataattaagtcgaaacggagacgacggagttgtaagttgtctaaaccaagaatttcaagtctggtggagtaaggtattttgctgtgagaagaggaatgaaggactcttcttgtgaaatatttctggactctcttaattgtgttgatgtcagatatgcaatgtgggttccgtgcaggtgagctgtattctaggattggtctgacaaatgttttgtaaactctattctattctattccttattcttattctatttgaAAAAGTAGGCCAAGGAGTTtgccatggttgctaagtgaatcaatcccgtcattaataaaataaatccagaTTTTGCTTGTTCAGAAGCCAGCAAATGGCGATCAGATGACCCccgggattttttaaaatacaagccGGCTGCCAAGCGCTGACCTTTTGATCAAATAATCGTGGGGATACTTTGTAAGTCAATTGTTATAACTAGCCTGAGCTGTGGGTCGGACTAGATGACCCCCAAGgtacctttcaactctgttatcatTCTTATGAAAATAGAAGCCGAAAAGCGACCGTCGCCCTCCAAGGGCGAAAGGTGCTGCCTCCCCGCTCCGATTGCTTTGCTTCGAGTCCTCCGAGCCTGTAGAGGCCTCTACCTCCCTCCGCGCTTGCGAagctgagagagggggagaaaaacaGGAAAGGGAGGGCGGAGCCTTGCAGCGATCATGGCCGAGGACGAAGAAGAAAACTCGCAAGCTCGGCAACGGCTACAGGTATAACGGTGACCAAAAGAGGTTTTCTCCCCTCTGGGTTTTAAAGACacgactaaataataataatgatgatgatgatgatgatgatgaaaatgcCCGTGCCTCTATTCTGGGGAAGGGACAAAGCAACGGTCAGAGCTTTCTCGAATTTATGCAGGCAGGTAAAAGTAACCGAAGGGTTGCTGGACGCGCAAAGCTAAGCGTCGTTTTAAGAAACCACCGACGAGCCAGAAAGCAGATGGCAGAGTTTCTGCTTTTGCCCGTAGGTGACGGGCGATTGACGCCATTTATCCTTTTATCTAGATTAGTAAATTTAGGCAGTGTGGATGAAGTAGCAGAGCGGGGTggtgaggtgtgtgtgtgagtgactGAATAGAAGTTGAAATAGATGTAGAAAGGGATTGGCAAGGTGTGTGTATGTCCTCCTGCTTTGCTTGCAGGTAAGAGCGTCCCCTTGTAGATCTTCCTGGGGTTTTTGTTCGGATTCCCAAGATGATAGAATTGTCAGAGAAATCTATTCTTAACGGCTGCGTCAAGAGTGAGCTATCGTTTCAAGCCTGGTGATCATTGGGATCAAAGATTTCTGGGTTAATGCTCTACTagagcaagggtaggcaaagttgcctccTCTATAACATCAAATAATTGCCTCCTCTataacatgtagacttcaactcccagaatttctgattggctcaggaattctgggggttgaagtccacaagtcagaggAGAACCTAGTTTGCCTACCCATTCTCATAAAGAGTTATGCTTGACTTAGTAAGGAACATTAAATTTAGatttgcattttgaattttcgtgtatatttattttatctgtTCCTAAAGTCAACATAGTGATATAGGTATGTTATCAGTGGTACTGCCAGGTTTGTATGGAATGAACCCAATAAATCTCAACTTGGGCAATTACATTTTAGCTTAGATATTGATAAATGCTTAGTTTGGCAATCGCATCGCAAATGTCAGTTCATTTTGTTTCGGTAAGACATCCCCATTGGGAGATCTGATAGTATTTATCCATTTATGAATAGGAATTGGTCGACCAGCTGTATCATTTCCGAGATCATTATTTTGAGAATCACAGTGTGGAAGAGGCTGGGAAAAAACAACAGGATGTTCAGGAAGAGATGGAAAAGACTCTTCAAAAAATGGAAGCCATCGATGGTAATTCACACATGATTTTAATTTGACCAGGGCAGTCCCACACATGACTGTATATAGCTAGTCTAGATCCTATTTCCCATAATAGGCCATCAATGCTTTTGgaaaaactttctttctttcgttctttcttttaattttttctttctttttcttccctccctccctccctccctccctccctcctttctttctttctttctttctttctttgatttctatgccgcccttctcgagatgACTCAGCAACCCTTAACACCCATACATACcgcatttccctgaaaataagatctatCCTGAAAATAAGTTCTAGTTTGATTTTTACGGGGAACGctgcttaggatggatatatgtttatcccaggcatgcttaaattcagttactgtggatataccaaccacgtctgctggaagtttgttccaagcatctattactctttcagtaaaatcaaattttctcacattgcttttgatctttcccccaactaacctcagatggtgccccctgcTTGTGttaattttcctattaaaaacacttccctcctgaaatttatttaaccctttaacatttaaatattttgatcatgtcccccctttcccttctgtcctccagactatacagattgagttcattaagtcttataagttttatgcttaagaccttccaccattcttgtagcccgtctttggatccagtCAATTTTAtcactatctttttgtaggtgagatctccagacaTAGAAAAGTCTCGCATGCTCTCCCATATAgctttgcgtgccacctatggcacgtgtgcaaCAGGTTCGCCATCAAGAGGGTAGGTTCTCCTGTTTGGATATGGAGTtatactagatgacctacagggtcccttccaactctgttaatctgtagtTGACAAAAATTTGtagttggcaaaaaaaaaattatggttaTTCAATATTAGGTAGatatcttttgtttttgtttcttttttggacaATAGCATATGGATgaaatttctctttttctcctccacTTCTGCTAGGTTTATCAGAACGGAGAGCTTACATTTTGATGCTTAAAGGGAAAGCTTTGAATGTATCAGCAGACTATAATGCCCAGTCTGAACAATTGCTTTGCAAAGCAGTCAAGCTGGACCCGGAATTGGTGGAAGCGTGGAATCAATTAGGCGAGGTTTACTGGAAAAAAGGTGATGTCTCTGCAGCCCATACTTGCTTCTCTGGAGCACTCGGCCATGTAAGGTTCCCCCTAAATTCTCTGCTATCAAATTGTTCTTTTGTGTGAAAGATTGTTTGGCTATTCCAAGGGATAAGAGCCGCTGTGGcggagtggttagaatgcagtacttcaggctacttctgctggctgcttGCAATTGGCAGTTCAAACCttgccaggctcaaggttgactcagccttccatccttccaaggtcagtaaaatgaagagccTGCTTGTTGgcagcaatatgctgacactgtaaactgcttagagagcgcTGGAAAGCACTGCGAAATGTTGTACAAGTCTAAATGCAATTGGTATTGCTATtctgtagatcagtgatggcgaaccttttttaaccTGCATGCGCATGTCCACATCCATGTCCTTCCCCCCGTGCACGCACACAACCCCCATACTACCCCCTGCGCATACACACAACCCCATCCCCGCACTGCCCCTCCGCATGTGCACAGCCTCACTGAAGTTTCTGgacttctgaagcctggggatggtgaaaaacactTCCGGTTGGGctattttttgctgtccccagggatcgggaggctttcctaaagtctagggagagtgaaaatggctgaaaagaaggccgaaaatcagcggGCCAGCACGCACGTGCTCTCTAAAGCTGACATAGGCAATGCTTCACATCCTCTCAGAAATGGCTGTTGTAAATGTGAGGACAGTGTCATaagccattcccccccccccccaatgctctGTAATTTCAAGTAGTTGCTAAATGAGTGGTGAATATAGTACTTGGAGTTTATTTAAAAGTTCTTGTTTTATATCCTGCCCTTTCTACCCTTTCAGCGCAAGAACAAAGTTTCTCTGCAGAACCTCTCCATGGTATTGAGGCAGCTGCGCACCGCTTCTCCTGATGAACATGCACAAAACGTGATGGACAGCGTGAGGCAAGCCAAACTGGCCGTGCAGATGGACGTGCGCGATGGACGCTCCTGGTGTGAGTTTTACTCTACAATcttgaattgaaattttcccttccccctaggcctatagaatttatacatggtatgcttgtatgtatcattggttctttaaattggggtttttaagattatttttaatattagatttgtttacattatcttttttattgctgtttagctgccccgagtcttcggagaggggcggcatacaaatctaataaatacaaatacaaatctgttAGCCTGTTCTATTAGGTCCAGCCTTCACGAGCACCACTCAATGGCTTACTCGTAAGAAGaaacctctttttctctttttagaaAGGCAGGAATATACAAAGCCCCAGATCACACATCTTTAGGTGGTTGGCAAGCCATAGCAGTCTCTTGAGTTCCCCCACTGGGAGCCACAATTAGAATTTCAATCCCCACAATCTAggtcagtggtggcgaacctagggcacggatgccacaggtagcatgtggagtcatatctactggcacgtcagttgttgccctaggtcagctgatttttggcttgcacagaagctctgggaggacatttttggcttccagagagcctccagggggatgggggagggttcaggcttcagggaagccttttggagcttggggagggcaaaacatgagtctactgggccccccagaaattgggaaacaggccgtttcccgcctccagagggcctcttagggacatgggaagctgtttttgccctccccaggcattgaattatgggtgtgggcactcatgcatgcgtgatagcacatacacacgctctttcagcacccgaggaaaaaaaggtttgccatcactgacctaggtagTAGCAAGAAATCCTGGCCAATTCATCCTCCTGGGAGCATGAATTATTGTTTCCAATAATCACGTTTCCCACACTCTTCCTCCTTATATCCCAGTTCAGTTTCACAGATAGCTGGCCTTCGGTCCTACGTTGCTTTCCTCTCCGCACTTCTCTGCACATATGCGCATCTGGGATGGGCCCCAGCTGTTCCTCCCTGTCGCTTAACTCAGGCCCCAAAAGCAGCTGTCTCTCCGACTGAGTGTGAGTAGAAGGACCCTGCCTTGCATCTGGCTCTGAGTCCTCTTGCTCCTCAGAGCCTTCTGACCTGTAACCCAGGCACTCcttccttctcctgagactcatctGACTCTGCGGAGCTGGCAGTCGACGAATCGCAACATAGCCCAAGCAGGGGATAGAGGCAGAAAAGGGAACAGGATGTGCCTAATTGTGTTTTCTGCATTCCACAGATGTGCTGGGCAACGCCTACCTCTCCTTGTTCTTCAATACGGGGCAGAACCCCAAGATCTCCCAGCAAGCACTGAGTGCCTATGCACAAGCAGTAAGTGCTGGAGGGGGGCCCCGAGACTAAACTGTCGTATGGGGAGGAAAGGATGGGGGTTCAGGTTAAGCCTCTCTAGTAAAATTCTAGAATGGTGATTCCCAACCTTTCTGGACTGGTGGGGAGGCAGGGAGAAGGAATGGCTACGTGCGAGTGATCGGtgagcacacatgcatgtgcagctctattctaggagttgaactccacatgtcatagaagtgtCCACTGCTTGGACAAATAAACTCTGCATGCATACATGTTCATTGCTCATGCAAGTGGAACTTCACATGTGCGCTGCTCACCGGGTGCTTCTGCAGCCTGGCTCTGAATGAGTCATGGCCCAGGGGTGGGCCATTGCCCTGCTCTAGAGGGCCAGGTGACAAGAGTAAATTCTGGGTGGCCGTTAGTATGGATATTGGAAGGTTCGAACTCAAATTATGACTTACTGATCCAGAATatagattacaggtagtccttgacttacagccataaTTGAACACAGAATTGCCGTTGTAAATTCATTTCAATTGTTAAGCAGGATACCATGTGACCAGATCtgattttgcaactttttttatgGTGGTAATTAAATGAATGCACTGATCTTTAAataagagccgtggtggtgcacTGGTTAGAATACAGCActattgcaggttaactctgccatagccagaagttcgatcctgacctgcctcaaggttgattcagctttccatctttccaagattcTTAATATGAGGACCTGGACTGttggtgggcaatatgctgactttgtaatcAAAGGTCTGATTACACTGTGAAGCAGTaagtgttgttgttattgttaagcgAAACCATTGTCTGCAATGGATGATTTTGCGGGAAACTGGAAGCATCGTAAATCATGGCTTAGAGAATGCTGCAAACAGCTGTAAGTCTGGCTTGTTGCCGAACACTGAAAATACAATCATGTGACCGCAGGGGATTGCTGTTGAAACTTCAGGTTCAAATTGTAAGTACATTTGGAAAAGTCCATCCCCATTTTGAAGTTGCTAAAGCAGCTGGTTGTAAGCTTAAACCTACCTGTTATTCTCCTAATTGTGTAGTTTTACATCTTTGTCAGTGTATAAGAGTTCATGAATTGGAATAGAAATGGTAACCAGTCAGCCAATGGGGACTGTTTGGTGACCCAGATGGCTCAGAGCCTGGGCATGGATTAGGTTCATTGatctgtgtacacacacacacaacacactcacacacacacacacacacacacacacgtgtttcTGTGAATATAGCTTCTGTGATTATATAGTTTTTGGATTCTGAGTTCTGGGTCTGGCTTCTGTATGgtattgtatataaagaagtttcttatGAATTATTTACTTGTGCTGGTTGGATTGCTGCAAACTACCAATATGTATGTAAAATGGAATTGTAAGCTATGATTAAAGGGAACATTATTATGAACACAACTTTGTTTGCAAGCAGAAGACTTACATTCCTGGAGTTATCTGACTAGAACTTTTATTTAATGGAACTAGTTTTGCACTTATGAGGAAGATGGAATTAAAACAGTATTTTAAAATGCATAAGATTCTGTTAATTCTGTCATTGTATAGTATGTATTATCCTCTAGTCATCCAGACTTCCTTTTTTGCTGTATGAGGCCTAAATAATTGTTGGGATTCCCTAAAATAAGATTGCCAATATTGTGCTAGATTGATATTCCATTAATTTGGCAGCATTAAAATagatttttcagaaaaaaattcacGTATTGCAGGAATATTCTTCATTGTCAAGTCCTTAATACCTGAAAAAAGGGGTTATTTTGAGATGATAAACAGTTCAGGAAATGATGATATTCCGGAATTTAGATCATAGTTCCCTTAGGAATGAATTTCTAATGTGATTCTTGCTTGATAATGACATTCTTATGAATTCATATACTATGAGAGATTTTGTAAAATGTCCATTTGCTAGATAGGGGAGGGAGCAATACAGGATTAAAATGCATGGGAAAATATGATACATTGCACTTTTGAATGGGCACTAagcaaccagtcataagtcaaggactacctatgatTTTGTTTGGGGGGAATCCTCATTCTTTTGACTTCATTGGAAAACTTCAAAATTTATTGTTGCAAAGATGAACCCAACTAGTTACATTATAATTTAAGAATTCATGTTGATTCTTTCTTGCTATATAAAATGACTGTTGATATCTGCTCACAGTCGTTGGTTGAGGTAGGTGTAAATAAGAGTGAATGTTTGTTTTGGGATAGCAGAacaatagagctggaaaggacctttgagatcttctagtccaaccccctgctcaagcaggaaactgtataccatttcaaacaaaaggCTGTCCAAtctattcttaaaaacctccagtattggaacacccacaacttctgaaggcaagctgttccaccgattattttttctgtcaagaaatttctccttctaATCAagaaggttgcttctctccttgattagtcgccattcattgcttcttggtcTGCCTTCAGATACTTTGGTAGGATAGGCTGACCCTCTCTTCTTTTGAGGGAGGAAGAATATTGCTTGCAAATGATGTAGTTCTTTATTTACCTTGCAGTGCTGAttctgcatattttatttatttgtaataggAAAAGGTGGATTCCACTGCTTCTTGCAATCCAGATTTGCATCTCAATCGAGCTACGGTAAGGAAATGGAATAGAGAAGAAAACATGGTGTATGAGTTATCCATCAAGAAAAGCTTTAGGTTCATAGTTGGTGATTCCTAAATGCAATGTGATCCAGGTTTAATGGCTAAGTTGTTGATtgtaaaattgattttttaaaaaaaattggaggggTGGATCTTTGATCTAATAATTCAGTATCTGGACATGATATTTCCTTCTGATCTGATTTGGACTTGGAAGCTTTTAGGATGCTATTAGGATAAGGATGCTGAGTTTCTGGATCCTAGAGACAGGCATTACTTTGACCCCAAACTGTAATCCATTGTTTTTACATGCTTTTTTTGCACAGCTTTCTAAGTATGAAGAAAACTACATGGAAGCCTTGGAGGGGTTTGCACGGGCGGTAGCCCTTGACCCAACTTGGCTGGAACCTCAACAACGGGAGCAACATCTCATGGATTTCCTTGAGAGACTAACTGGACTCCTTCAAAACAAGGTATTATGGTGACCAGCTTGGGAGTTCTTTTTGTCCTCTGTCCATATTAGGTAATATCACATCTGCCAACAAGTCTTGGCTTCTGCTTCTTTCCTCTCCTAGGGCAAAGTGAAAGGCAAGAAACTGCAAAGCATGTTGGGAAGCCTGCGACCCTCCCACCTGGGCCCGTTTGGTGATGGACATTATCTAGGGCCTTCAGGTCAGAAGGTAGAACTACAGAGACGATTCCTCAGTGCCTTGCAACCTGGTGTTAACACGGGAACTGTGATCTTGGGGAAAGTGTTGTTCAGCCTGACTACGGAGGAAAAAGTGCCTTTGTGAGTATAGAATTGTGTTCTGATCCTTCTTTGCCTTAATATCACCAATTTTTGGTGTTGGCTTTCACTGCCTATGTCTGTTAGGCAGTGTGGAACTTCAGGGTTTAGTGACTTTGGTCTAGAGCAGGTGTTGGCAACCCATTTTTCTGGAGTTGCATGCGGTTCCCTGTCCCATCACTAGCTGGCCCCAcaccttgttttgttttttactgtGAGAAAtgagtccaaatggctctttgaataaGGTTGCAGGCCCCTGGTCTAGAGCAAGAGTAGGCAACTATGGCCACTTtacgatgtgtggacttcaactcccagaatttctaaggtagctttaacctctggacttcaactccccagaattcctgagccagcattgacctatggacttcagttcccagaattatGGCTGgtattggttcaggaattctgagtGGTGAGGTACATAAGTTATAAAGATGCCATAGTTGCCCACCCTTGAGCTGGAGAACTGTGACTAAGGAAGCAAAGTTATGTAGACCACAGGCAACATCATTTTCTTTCTGAAGATGGTAGCCACAGTTTCTAGCAATTCGAAgtattttaaagattaatatacAAGTTGAGACCAgcattgtttttctcttttcttttgagATAGAGGGACAAACAGTTGCCAAAAAAAAGTTGtggaattttgtttttctgtatgaCAACTGTAGCAAGTTTATTgcacaatatactgtatttttatatattgttacAAAGATGGAAATATTTGGACTACCCTAAATGGAAGGGTGTTTGGTGAAGATGACAGAACTTGCtgagatggctaaattgattTCTTTGAAGGGATCCTTGATGTTCTCTcaacttgttttcttgcagatgtttcattaccaaactaggtaacatcactaATGTTTGTAAGAAGTGGGATTTGTTATCAGCTTATATTCTAGTGTCATGCCCTGTTAATATTAGTGGGGGTGGTCTTAGAGGTTCTTTGGTTGGACTGATTACTTTTGGCTTGTGTGGCAGTTCCTTGATTTTTGGGTATTTACTTGATTGTTGGTTTTATGTTAATACTGGAGTTAAATTACTGTTCCTTCTGGATGCTGATTGCTGGTGGGAAGGTGCTTTGACCTTTATGTTAACTTTTTGGCTTGTTGATTGTTGACAAATTACCAGTAGCtctcaatagacacatagacataactaatatatatatatatatatatatatatatatatatatatatatatatatatatatatatatatatatatacatacatacatacatacatacatacatacatacatacatacatacatacatacacacacacacacacacacacacacacacatagacataactaatatatatatatatatatatatatatagagagagagagagagagagagagacacatagacataactaatatatatatatatatatatatatgttaaaatgttttcagctggaattttaaaattaagggagactaggatggtcccatttcggccttattactTATGTATATTTTGTTAGGAAATGTTATTCTTGGGGGCTAaggatcatatatatatatatgtcacatgtttaagctgaatttgaaaattaagggagactagtttaagctgaatttgaaaattaagggagactagtttaagctgaatttgaaaattaagggagactatatatatatattagttatgtctatgtgtctattgagaGCTACTGGTAATTTGTCAAACTGCTAGAAATTCCCAAGCATTTTTGGATTTAGCTTGATCATAGTTTCTGACTCCTTTGATCAGAAAAAGGCAGAATATATGTTTATTGCTCACTGAAAATCTGTTATGGACTTTATGCATAAAACAGAAAATACACcctaagtttttattttattttatacataaAGTCCATAAGAGGTTTCCAGTAAGCAATAAATATAGATACAatataaccttttaaaaaaatcaaagaagtCAGAAAATGATGAGAAATTATGTCTTGTTAGCTTCTGGAATACAAAGTGTATATTCCATGTTAGATTTGCATTGAATACATCCTGCTTAAATTGTGCAATGGGGAGATAATTTCTTTCAATTTTTCTACTTTCTGTTGTCCAATAGCACCTTTGGATTGATGGACTCTCTCGAAGGTCCTTGTTTTGCCGTCACTGTTTACAACATGGTCCAAAGCTGGGGTGTCCTAATTGGGGACTCGGTGGCCATCCCTGAACCTCATCTTCGGCACCATCACATCCAACACCAGAACAAAGTGAGTCAATTCCCAGTTCTCCCTTTGTCTGTCCTATGCCATGCAGAATAATGTTTAAACCTAATCAGACCCTTCCACAAATAatcttgtatgtatgagtggttctttaaattgggtttttttagattgttttaatattagatttgtttacattgtcttcttatattgttgttagccgccccgagtcttcggagaggggcggcatacaaatctaataaatacaaatacaaaactcCTAATGGGTGACGGGGAATGACCgacagtcctcaatttatggccACAACTAGGGCTAGGATTTCTGATGTTAAACAAGGTAGTTGTTAAATGAGCCATGCCTGATTTtaccacttttttttcttttttgttccatagtcattaaatgaatcactgccattAAGTGAATCAAGCAGCTatttagtgaatctggctttctccattgactttgctcatcagaagctGACTGGGGagattacaaatggtgatcatgagATCCCAAGATCCTGCAGCTGTCCTAAAAACGCATGCCGGTTGccaaagcacctgaattttgatcacgtgaccatgggggatATTGCAAGGATTCTAAATGCAAGGACTGGTCACTAATCGTGTTTGTTTTCAATGTCGTTGTAACTTTGGAGGGTTGTAagtttgaggactacttgtatttaaaTGATGTTCATTGTGTTCGAAGAGGGCCTTGACATTTAATAGGTTGTGGCCTGTCCACGATGTGTCTTCAGATGGCTGGTGAGGCTTATACCGGcttgaaatgttctgccacatgttggccATACATCTGTGCATACCgctgttgcagcatttgcagctctggctttatgGAGTGCTCCCTTCTCTTCTGTAATTGTTCTTCTGtcatcagatgtctggcagcaTTGTTGGATCAGTGTGCACCATGTtaatcgatcttgtgccaggatttcccaggaggtggtatctatattgagggacttgaagggagctttcaacatgtctttgcattgcttcctttgtcccatGTGTGATCGTTTTCCttgagacagctcaccatagaggaactttttagggatgcgatggtctggcatcctagcaacatggcctgcccagcgtgcCTGggttttcatcagcagggtgggaattgatggtaGGCTTGCTCTGTGCCAAACACCTTATCCTGTCATTGAATCCTCAGGattctacagaggcaggtcatgtggaagtggttcagttgcctagcatgtctcctgtatacagtccaagtctcactggcgtACATCAGGATAGTTAGCACTACCGCTCAGTAGgctgagctttgtagcaaggcttattccctGGCAGACCAACATATTGGTCagtagtctgccaaatgcagagcttgccttggcgcttctgcagttgacctcagtGTCAATTGTCACTCCAcgggagagggtgctgccaagatatgtaaattggtccactgcttgcaGCTTTTGTCcctgtgatggtgggctcttggtatttggctttcggAACTGACTAATGCTTCACTTCAGTCTTTAGGTTGATAAATGTTGTATTTAAATGGAAGGGCATTGGAAATATTCACTTgaaaacagagacagaaagactGTAGTCGACGAGCTTTCATTTTCTTTATCACTTTGTATCAATAGGTTTTGTGATGATCCTCCTGCCTGTTATTTGGGAAGAAAAATGTCTCAAGGGAAAGTATCTTTGTAAGCCAGGCTATGATTGCTCTTTTGTcattatttatacttttattgtTTTACCACTAGCAaaattgatttacaacagttcatttaatgaccattcagttACAGCTGGACTAAAAAAAATgtccattttccaaacttaacaaccattgcaggATCCCCCTGAtcacgtgattaaaattcagaggcttggcaattgattcatatttgtgAAGGCTGTAATGTCCTGGATCATGTCGTTGCCACCTGCAATCTTCTTATAGAACGGCATAACagagggatccttggtgctctctgacttGGTTcgatttcttgcagacgtttcattaccctgtATCACCTAGCTTGGGTAACGAAACGTCTGCAacaaaaacaagcaagctcagagagtaccaaccaaggacccttcatttcaGTCCTGAGTTAcacatattctcctttattggtacagtataacagagttggaagggaccttggaggtcttc
This genomic interval carries:
- the TTC5 gene encoding tetratricopeptide repeat protein 5 isoform X2, with the translated sequence MQAGKSNRRVAGRAKLSVVLRNHRRARKQMAEFLLLPELVDQLYHFRDHYFENHSVEEAGKKQQDVQEEMEKTLQKMEAIDGLSERRAYILMLKGKALNVSADYNAQSEQLLCKAVKLDPELVEAWNQLGEVYWKKGDVSAAHTCFSGALGHRKNKVSLQNLSMVLRQLRTASPDEHAQNVMDSVRQAKLAVQMDVRDGRSWYVLGNAYLSLFFNTGQNPKISQQALSAYAQAEKVDSTASCNPDLHLNRATLSKYEENYMEALEGFARAVALDPTWLEPQQREQHLMDFLERLTGLLQNKGKVKGKKLQSMLGSLRPSHLGPFGDGHYLGPSGQKVELQRRFLSALQPGVNTGTVILGKVLFSLTTEEKVPFTFGLMDSLEGPCFAVTVYNMVQSWGVLIGDSVAIPEPHLRHHHIQHQNKSFTFSGIRVETPLLLVVNGKVQGSQNQAAATIAYHAQSE
- the TTC5 gene encoding tetratricopeptide repeat protein 5 isoform X4; the protein is MQAGKSNRRVAGRAKLSVVLRNHRRARKQMAEFLLLPELVDQLYHFRDHYFENHSVEEAGKKQQDVQEEMEKTLQKMEAIDGLSERRAYILMLKGKALNVSADYNAQSEQLLCKAVKLDPELVEAWNQLGEVYWKKGDVSAAHTCFSGALGHRKNKVSLQNLSMVLRQLRTASPDEHAQNVMDSVRQAKLAVQMDVRDGRSWYVLGNAYLSLFFNTGQNPKISQQALSAYAQAEKVDSTASCNPDLHLNRATLSKYEENYMEALEGFARAVALDPTWLEPQQREQHLMDFLERLTGLLQNKGKVKGKKLQSMLGSLRPSHLGPFGDGHYLGPSGQKVELQRRFLSALQPGVNTGTVILGKVLFSLTTEEKVPFTFGLMDSLEGPCFAVTVYNMVQSWGVLIGDSVAIPEPHLRHHHIQHQNKSLNESLPLSESSSYLVNLAFSIDFAHQKLTGEITNGDHEIPRSCSCPKNACRLPKHLNFDHVTMGDIARILNARTGH
- the TTC5 gene encoding tetratricopeptide repeat protein 5 isoform X1, with product MAEDEEENSQARQRLQELVDQLYHFRDHYFENHSVEEAGKKQQDVQEEMEKTLQKMEAIDGLSERRAYILMLKGKALNVSADYNAQSEQLLCKAVKLDPELVEAWNQLGEVYWKKGDVSAAHTCFSGALGHRKNKVSLQNLSMVLRQLRTASPDEHAQNVMDSVRQAKLAVQMDVRDGRSWYVLGNAYLSLFFNTGQNPKISQQALSAYAQAEKVDSTASCNPDLHLNRATLSKYEENYMEALEGFARAVALDPTWLEPQQREQHLMDFLERLTGLLQNKGKVKGKKLQSMLGSLRPSHLGPFGDGHYLGPSGQKVELQRRFLSALQPGVNTGTVILGKVLFSLTTEEKVPFTFGLMDSLEGPCFAVTVYNMVQSWGVLIGDSVAIPEPHLRHHHIQHQNKSLNESLPLSESSSYLVNLAFSIDFAHQKLTGEITNGDHEIPRSCSCPKNACRLPKHLNFDHVTMGDIARILNARTGH
- the TTC5 gene encoding tetratricopeptide repeat protein 5 isoform X3 is translated as MAEDEEENSQARQRLQELVDQLYHFRDHYFENHSVEEAGKKQQDVQEEMEKTLQKMEAIDGLSERRAYILMLKGKALNVSADYNAQSEQLLCKAVKLDPELVEAWNQLGEVYWKKGDVSAAHTCFSGALGHRKNKVSLQNLSMVLRQLRTASPDEHAQNVMDSVRQAKLAVQMDVRDGRSWYVLGNAYLSLFFNTGQNPKISQQALSAYAQAEKVDSTASCNPDLHLNRATLSKYEENYMEALEGFARAVALDPTWLEPQQREQHLMDFLERLTGLLQNKGKVKGKKLQSMLGSLRPSHLGPFGDGHYLGPSGQKVELQRRFLSALQPGVNTGTVILGKVLFSLTTEEKVPFTFGLMDSLEGPCFAVTVYNMVQSWGVLIGDSVAIPEPHLRHHHIQHQNKSFTFSGIRVETPLLLVVNGKVQGSQNQAAATIAYHAQSE